The genome window CTGGCTGAAAAAATCACCGTTGACATCGGGAAATCCGACTGGATAATGGCATTCCCTGACCCGATTGCAAATCGGCACACCTCTTCCTTGGGAAGAGGAGGGGGGATTCCTCTCTCGAAATTGCTGAGGAAAACCAAGTTTTTCGTTTGTTGGATGCGTGAAAAACATCCTACTTCAACAAAGGAGTCTTCTGATGAGCAAGAAGTTTATCTGGGCGGGCGCCCTGGTGGCCGGCATCGCCCTTTCGGCCGGCCCGGGCATCGCAGCGGAAAGATACCGCGTCGGCGGCGGCCCCTCGGGCGGCGCCTGGCACCCATCTCTCAGCGCCGTGACCCAGATGCTGAATAAGCATCTGGGCTCGAAGTATAACTTCAGCTACTCTCCCTCGGCCGGATCTGTCGCGAACGTGCGGCGCGTGGGCCTGGGTGAGTTTTCCACCGCCTGGGGGCACGTCGGTCAGGTATATCAGGCCTGGAACGGCATCGGACTCTTCAAGAAAGACGGCAAGCAGCGCAACTTCCGCGTCATCGCCAACGTGCGGGCGCAGACGCAGATCGTCGCCGTTCTCGCCGACAGCCCCATCAAGTCCTACAGCGACATGAAGGGCAAAGTGGTCAATCTTCTCGCGCTGGGGTCGGGAAGTCACGTCAACTGCCGGAACATGTTCGCCACGCTGGGCCTCTACAACGTGAAGGAGCCCAAAAAATCGGCCATCAGCCCCCGCTACCTCGGCTTCGGCGCCTCGGGACGCGCCATGGGCGATCGCCAGATTGACGTCTATTGCTCGGCGGGCGCTCCCTTCACGATCCCGGCCCTCACCCAGTTGTCGATCACCAAGCCGGTACGCTACGTGAGCCTCACCGAAGAAGAACAGAAGAAGATCACGGACAAGTTCCGCTTCTACGTCCCGGTCACGATTCCCGTGCAGAAAGACGTGCGCGGCATGACTGCGCCCGCCCGCACGATCGCCTATGACGTGTGGTGGCTCGCTCACCGGAAAATGTCCAACACTGCTGTCTACGATCTGGTAAAAACCGTCGCAAGCCCGGAAAATCTCAAACAGCTTGCGAAGACCGCTCGCTACCTGCAGGACCTGAGCGGAAACTTCAACGCTCTCAGGGTTCACAAAATCTGGGTGCATCCTGCGGCGGCCCGCTACTGGAAAGAAGCCGGTGTGAATGTTCCCTCGGAGATCGTCAAGGGCTTCTAAGGCGGGTATCTCCCCAAAAGGACGATTTTCCAATAGAATGAACGGCGAAGGGGGGCGGATCCTCGCCCCCCTTTTGCCCGTCTCTCCCCATGTGCCCCTATGAACGGGAACCGAAATGTTTGACCGCATCCTTCCTACGCTCATGAAGATCGGCCTTGTGTCCAAGGAGATGGTCACCCCTCGCAGTCTGCCCGGCCCCTCACGGGTCATCGTCTCGATCATCGCCGTGGGGTTTTCCTACTTTTTCATCCACGTCGCTTTTTTCGGACCCCCCATCGCGGAAATCTTCAAGGGGACCTATATCCTCGGGACGGGGGCCCTCAGCGTGCTGATCTACAAGGGAAGAAACTATCCCGTCCGGGAGAACTTCAACTGGCTCGATGAAATATTTGCACTCATCACCCGGGTGGCGATGGTCGCCACGCTGTTCATCTGGCTTCACTGGGCCCTGTTCGACCGGACCGAGCTCTGGAGCGAATCCGGAGGCGCGGGCGCCACGCTCTTCGCCCTCGCCGGAGCGCTGATCGGCGCCTGGCTCTACTACCGCGAGGCCACAAAGGAGAAGATCGGCGAAGGGACGTTCCTGACCGATTGGATTTTTATTTTTGCCACGGTTTCGCCGATGGTGTGGTGGTATCTCAACAACGCCACACTGGCCGCCCGCTTGGGGAGCCCCGTTCCTTTTCTCGTTGTGATCCAGGCGGGCCTCCTCGCTGCTGTCAGCTTCGAGATCGCCCGGCGCATTGTGGGGCCTGTGATCCCTCTTATCGGCTTCATCTTCATGATTTACACGTATCAGCCCATCGCCCAGCTCTCGCCGGGACTTTTTTTCCATGACGGGTACAAGATATCCCGCATCGCCGAGTTCCTGATTCTCGAGGCGGACGGCATGACCGGCCTCATCATCGAGGTTTTTGCATCCTATATCGTCATTTTCGTCGTCCTCGGCGCCTT of bacterium contains these proteins:
- a CDS encoding TAXI family TRAP transporter solute-binding subunit, with the translated sequence MSKKFIWAGALVAGIALSAGPGIAAERYRVGGGPSGGAWHPSLSAVTQMLNKHLGSKYNFSYSPSAGSVANVRRVGLGEFSTAWGHVGQVYQAWNGIGLFKKDGKQRNFRVIANVRAQTQIVAVLADSPIKSYSDMKGKVVNLLALGSGSHVNCRNMFATLGLYNVKEPKKSAISPRYLGFGASGRAMGDRQIDVYCSAGAPFTIPALTQLSITKPVRYVSLTEEEQKKITDKFRFYVPVTIPVQKDVRGMTAPARTIAYDVWWLAHRKMSNTAVYDLVKTVASPENLKQLAKTARYLQDLSGNFNALRVHKIWVHPAAARYWKEAGVNVPSEIVKGF
- a CDS encoding TRAP transporter fused permease subunit yields the protein MFDRILPTLMKIGLVSKEMVTPRSLPGPSRVIVSIIAVGFSYFFIHVAFFGPPIAEIFKGTYILGTGALSVLIYKGRNYPVRENFNWLDEIFALITRVAMVATLFIWLHWALFDRTELWSESGGAGATLFALAGALIGAWLYYREATKEKIGEGTFLTDWIFIFATVSPMVWWYLNNATLAARLGSPVPFLVVIQAGLLAAVSFEIARRIVGPVIPLIGFIFMIYTYQPIAQLSPGLFFHDGYKISRIAEFLILEADGMTGLIIEVFASYIVIFVVLGAFLEKTGLGSLFIDATYRLTGQRTGGPGLTAVISSGLFGMISGSGVANVVTTGTFTIPLMKRVGYKPEFAGAVEAAASTGGAYMPPIMGAGAFLLAQLTEISYFEVIKIAAIPAILYYLSVGYIVYLRAVKRGLHGVPVEELPPWAGILPRLHLLLPIPVMVYYLVIGDSAFLAGFKTIMLIIGLKTLDLLAEIQTPLSARLWKPILGLALLFGVFVYL